A window of Fusarium oxysporum Fo47 chromosome II, complete sequence genomic DNA:
CAACTATGTAGTCGATTACTGCCTATAAGGTTAAGCTGCAGGCTGCTAATATAGGTAATAAAGAcataatattcttttttataatatatgATTTACTTAAAAAGGTTTCTTAACTTGTTTTTGTCTCGCAGAACCCTTGGTACCTGTGTTGTTGAGTTAGATTGTCTTGGCCGATGAATTGGAGCCTCCTGTACTCCCTGAAGGGAGGCAATAGAGTCATATTCTAGGGTTCTGTATCAGCATGTTTGCTGTAGTAATTGGTCATACATTTTAATATCATGCCTAAATAGTGAGCTAGATatgttatttgcagttgagacttgtgaCTGGAAGTACATATATGCCCATATGACATTAGTGCTTTAGTAACTAGTTCTGTGATGCTGATAACTTCGAACCGCATTTTGCTCCAAGTTCATCCTCTATACCGTTGTTCATTTTCTATCCAACGTACTGAAAAGCTTGTGCTGCTTGATCGGCGAGATAGAGATCAATGCCAACACTGCCCAagccagcatcatcaaccaaACATGTCCAAAAGCCTGCATGAGTGACTCCATTACTCCGCTGTACCAGCCCTCCGGCAGACGATGAATCTCGGTCAGGTCATCCTTTATACGCCGAATCTCATCCGTCGCATTAGGCTGATGGCCGAACCGTGCCCACAAGCTCATGTCTAGGCTTGATTGGTATAAGACGGAGGCAAGTGTTATTCCAATTGTACCACCTAAGCTTCGTGCAAGGTCTATAAATTTGTTAGTAAGGTTCTTCTCAAGGGCTGCTGAAAGTCTTACATGTCGTGGATGTGACAACGGCCTGTTGTGCGTGACCTACTGCCGCTACGCAAGCGACCTGCGTGATGCTGAAGACGGCATTGTAACCGAGACCAACGATAAAAAAGGCCAGGCAAGTCATCCAAGTTGGAGTGGTGTCATCTTGAAGTGCGAATATACCAGTACCTATGATCAGAGCAAGAATACTGCTTGCCACCAGTCCTACATACTTGCCCGTCTTCTTCATGAGGTAGCCGGGCACGAGTCCTCCGAGACATGTGCCAACTGATGCCGGTAATATCTTCAAACCCGCGTTAGTGGCGGAATCCCCACGGGCTTGAAGATAGAGAGGGACATAAAAGATGCTGGTCAGAGCAATAGCTGAGCAAAAGACGCTAGCTAAGCAAGAAGCAAGTACTGTagggttgagaagaagccgGACAGGAATGATCGGCTGAGAAGCTCTCAGCTCCCAGATGACGAAGGTTGAGAATAATAATATCGAGACTGAAATGGCTGCTATAGGCAAGGGATGCAGCCACGGGACTATGTTTCCTCCAGAGCTCAGACCTAAGACG
This region includes:
- a CDS encoding major facilitator superfamily domain-containing protein, with protein sequence MSERTPLLGSDHENQSYGCSSRDTAEASGQDGEVAIICKELSFARLAMIMSTAWLGVFLGAADTTVIATLSAQISSEFNSLSLLSWLATAYLIANAASQPISGRLTDIFGRGPGLAFSNIAFAVGNLICGLATSQKVMILGRVISGIGGGGLMSIPTFLGSDLVPLRKRGLVGGIANIWYASGAMIGALSGGFLNDYTSWGWRMAFLIQVLPSLFSAIIVYSLIKVPPKQSDKSYIKRIDFGGVFLVSTFLASLVLGLSSGGNIVPWLHPLPIAAISVSILLFSTFVIWELRASQPIIPVRLLLNPTVLASCLASVFCSAIALTSIFYVPLYLQARGDSATNAGLKILPASVGTCLGGLVPGYLMKKTGKYVGLVASSILALIIGTGIFALQDDTTPTWMTCLAFFIVGLGYNAVFSITQVACVAAVGHAQQAVVTSTTYLARSLGGTIGITLASVLYQSSLDMSLWARFGHQPNATDEIRRIKDDLTEIHRLPEGWYSGVMESLMQAFGHVWLMMLAWAVLALISISPIKQHKLFSTLDRK